One window from the genome of Crassostrea angulata isolate pt1a10 chromosome 2, ASM2561291v2, whole genome shotgun sequence encodes:
- the LOC128170731 gene encoding N-lysine methyltransferase KMT5A-A-like isoform X1 codes for MCQLLYCVSTVFPFFFFLYVYMYCKNVFQVQISLNKEAVNPMKAKRIRPDEDAKFWCQAGLDKDGFEKRFINNTIGFGVFTTAFFQKGAFLLEYVGNRISEKEAEIRERKRRKKKHSYMFHFKWNGKHVVDATDVPERMCRYVNDDKKANATMKLKVFNNYPRLCLFALQDIHIGEEIRYDYGDENVPWRQHFHKTKMEMKTTEVTDDDDDDPFDLKKPRFSEKKEQCQSKAKVSCMLEMIDLVMMMT; via the exons ATGTGTCAATTACTGTATTGTGTAAGTACAGTTtttccatttttcttttttttgtacgtgtacatgtactgtaaaaatgtatttcaggTGCAGATAAGCTTGAATAAAGAAGCAGTAAACCCAATGAAG gcgaAGAGAATAAGGCCAGATGAGGATGCTAAATTTTGGTGTCAAGCAGGTTTAGACAAGGATGGATTTGAAAAACGATTCATTAATAACACTATAG GATTCGGTGTATTTACAACAGCATTTTTCCAAAAGGGGGCCTTTCTTTTAGAGTATGTTGGCAATCGAATAAGTGAAAAAGAGGCTGAAATTCGAGAGAGAAAACGCAGGAAGAAAAAACACAGTTACATGTTTCATTTCAAATGGAATGGGAAACATGT TGTTGATGCTACAGATGTACCAGAAAGAATGTGCCGTTATGTCAATGATGACAAGAAGGCAAATGcaacaatgaaattgaaagttttcAATAATTATCCAAGGCTGTGTTTGTTTGCTCTACAAGATATACATATTGGAGAAGAAATACGTTATGATTATGGTGATGAGAATGTTCCTTGGAGGCAACACTTTCAT AAAACTAAGATGGAGATGAAGACAACTGAAGTTACAG atgatgatgatgatgacccCTTTGATCTCAAAAAGCCAAGGTTTTCAGAGAAAAAG GAACAATGCCAAAGCAAGGCCAAAGTCAGTTGCATGCTGGAAATGATAGACTTAGTGATGATGATGACATAG
- the LOC128170729 gene encoding meiosis-specific nuclear structural protein 1-like: MRRQEDYREDTIRRLHEEKRLEANMSNEERISEKRFIRRTMMEQKEREMEEAILKAQRDRLIREEQMLQEERLAAELEKRKLDSIRDEKMRQQIREISLELRALEAKLRSAYMNKERTAQIAEKEAIKFDVMKRDSEIAREMKIEHERAEEAARQREVEKLIDDRKSQFAADRERELEERREEERMEAFRKQIIEEERQKLLREHAMRLLGYLPKGVIRDSGDLNMLGSEFKDAYSKRQIDPFDEEAWDQRR; encoded by the exons ATGAGGAGGCAGGAAGATTATCGGGAGGACACAATTCGTCGGCTGCACGAGGAGAAAAGATTAGAAGCCAATATGAGTAATGAAGAAAGGATATCAGAGAAACGATTTATAAGGCGTACAATGATGGaacaaaaagaaagagaaatggAAGAAGCAATATTAAAG GCACAGAGGGACCGTTTGATCCGAGAGGAACAGATGTTACAGGAGGAGAGACTGGCTGCAGAGCTAGAGAAGAGGAAACTAGATTCCATCAGGGACGAGAAGATGAGACAGCAAATCAGGGAAATCAG TTTAGAGTTGAGAGCATTAGAAGCTAAGCTACGATCTGCGTACATGAACAAAGAAAGGACTGCCCAGATAGCAGAGAAAGAGGCCATCAAATTTGATGTCATG aaaCGTGACTCTGAGATAGCTCGCGAGATGAAGATTGAGCACGAGCGAGCAGAGGAGGCAGCTCGGCAGCGCGAGGTGGAGAAGCTCATTGATGACAGGAAGTCTCAGTTCGCCGCAGACCGCGAGCGGGAGCTTGAGGAGCGCCGTGAGGAGGAGAGGATGGAGGCATTCAGGAAACAGATCATTGAGGAGGAGAGACAGAAACTGCTCAGGGAGCACGCCATGAGGCTGCTGGGATATCTACccaag GGAGTGATCCGTGACTCGGGCGACCTAAACATGCTGGGGTCAGAGTTCAAGGACGCATACAGTAAGCGTCAGATTGATCCGTTCGACGAGGAGGCGTGGGACCAGCGTCGGTAG
- the LOC128170731 gene encoding N-lysine methyltransferase KMT5A-A-like isoform X3 — translation MSYSRGKRAVQISLNKEAVNPMKAKRIRPDEDAKFWCQAGLDKDGFEKRFINNTIGFGVFTTAFFQKGAFLLEYVGNRISEKEAEIRERKRRKKKHSYMFHFKWNGKHVVDATDVPERMCRYVNDDKKANATMKLKVFNNYPRLCLFALQDIHIGEEIRYDYGDENVPWRQHFHKTKMEMKTTEVTDDDDDDPFDLKKPRFSEKKEQCQSKAKVSCMLEMIDLVMMMT, via the exons ATGTCCTATTCACGGGGAAAGCGTGCA gTGCAGATAAGCTTGAATAAAGAAGCAGTAAACCCAATGAAG gcgaAGAGAATAAGGCCAGATGAGGATGCTAAATTTTGGTGTCAAGCAGGTTTAGACAAGGATGGATTTGAAAAACGATTCATTAATAACACTATAG GATTCGGTGTATTTACAACAGCATTTTTCCAAAAGGGGGCCTTTCTTTTAGAGTATGTTGGCAATCGAATAAGTGAAAAAGAGGCTGAAATTCGAGAGAGAAAACGCAGGAAGAAAAAACACAGTTACATGTTTCATTTCAAATGGAATGGGAAACATGT TGTTGATGCTACAGATGTACCAGAAAGAATGTGCCGTTATGTCAATGATGACAAGAAGGCAAATGcaacaatgaaattgaaagttttcAATAATTATCCAAGGCTGTGTTTGTTTGCTCTACAAGATATACATATTGGAGAAGAAATACGTTATGATTATGGTGATGAGAATGTTCCTTGGAGGCAACACTTTCAT AAAACTAAGATGGAGATGAAGACAACTGAAGTTACAG atgatgatgatgatgacccCTTTGATCTCAAAAAGCCAAGGTTTTCAGAGAAAAAG GAACAATGCCAAAGCAAGGCCAAAGTCAGTTGCATGCTGGAAATGATAGACTTAGTGATGATGATGACATAG
- the LOC128170731 gene encoding N-lysine methyltransferase KMT5A-like isoform X2, whose protein sequence is MFCFIMTKPVQISLNKEAVNPMKAKRIRPDEDAKFWCQAGLDKDGFEKRFINNTIGFGVFTTAFFQKGAFLLEYVGNRISEKEAEIRERKRRKKKHSYMFHFKWNGKHVVDATDVPERMCRYVNDDKKANATMKLKVFNNYPRLCLFALQDIHIGEEIRYDYGDENVPWRQHFHKTKMEMKTTEVTDDDDDDPFDLKKPRFSEKKEQCQSKAKVSCMLEMIDLVMMMT, encoded by the exons ATGTTTTGCTTTATCATGACGAAACCT gTGCAGATAAGCTTGAATAAAGAAGCAGTAAACCCAATGAAG gcgaAGAGAATAAGGCCAGATGAGGATGCTAAATTTTGGTGTCAAGCAGGTTTAGACAAGGATGGATTTGAAAAACGATTCATTAATAACACTATAG GATTCGGTGTATTTACAACAGCATTTTTCCAAAAGGGGGCCTTTCTTTTAGAGTATGTTGGCAATCGAATAAGTGAAAAAGAGGCTGAAATTCGAGAGAGAAAACGCAGGAAGAAAAAACACAGTTACATGTTTCATTTCAAATGGAATGGGAAACATGT TGTTGATGCTACAGATGTACCAGAAAGAATGTGCCGTTATGTCAATGATGACAAGAAGGCAAATGcaacaatgaaattgaaagttttcAATAATTATCCAAGGCTGTGTTTGTTTGCTCTACAAGATATACATATTGGAGAAGAAATACGTTATGATTATGGTGATGAGAATGTTCCTTGGAGGCAACACTTTCAT AAAACTAAGATGGAGATGAAGACAACTGAAGTTACAG atgatgatgatgatgacccCTTTGATCTCAAAAAGCCAAGGTTTTCAGAGAAAAAG GAACAATGCCAAAGCAAGGCCAAAGTCAGTTGCATGCTGGAAATGATAGACTTAGTGATGATGATGACATAG